A genomic window from Salvia hispanica cultivar TCC Black 2014 chromosome 5, UniMelb_Shisp_WGS_1.0, whole genome shotgun sequence includes:
- the LOC125189102 gene encoding probable starch synthase 4, chloroplastic/amyloplastic isoform X2 → MESAPSTCFLRRELVGAGLKSPRVRLFSSSWQRWYPTSCKMSQRHFSLRNKRQQAKKINLPTNTGFKPIDGSKTDTSHTRKGDALPINTSFETNIGSSLPKVRSLHSDTVGYSEGSVHLNDENTSSSFLSNDIPSTTRNGGRQRSSIHLQDLIRMIRSAERNINLLNEARIRALEDLEKFLSEKKSLQGEINTLEMKLAETVARLKVATEEKIHVELLEDQLEKLRIELSSREELEQDLNNVVSSSQLDIVSSFSQELDSLRSENMVLHDELQALKAELSHITGTEQRVQTLEEERSLLQSSFKELEYKLSASQQDVSKISSLKSERKSLYEKVEDIQTLLDKATEQAEQAIEALKLNQELLKKVDYLEESISKTSDYKLSSEKMQQHTELMQQNIELLDNRLQNSDEATHYYIKSCQDSMKEFQDTLNALKEESKKRQEYGSVHDRPSEFWSNLLLLVDGWFLEKKISVDQVKLLREMIWKRERSVSDSYMSMQGKSEREIILTFLRLTSPTTGERLHIIHIAAEMAPVAKVGGLGDVVTGLSKALQRKGHLVEIVLPKYDCMQYETIQDLKVLDMPVESYFDRQLFKNKIWVGTVEGLPVYFIEPLHPSKFFWRNQFYGESDDFRRFSYFSRAALELIHQAGKKPDIIHSHDWQTAFVAPLYWDLYVPKGLDSARICFTCHNFEYQGSAPASELASCGLNVRQLNRPDRMQDHSANDRVNPVKGAVVFSNIVTTVSPTYAQEVRGSEGGRGLQDTINTYSKKFVGILNGIDTDAWNPATDPFLKVQYHSNDIDGKAENKEALRRYLKLSSANSRQPLVACITRLVPQKGVHLIKHAIYRTLELGGQFVLLGSSPVPEIQREFEEICDHFKTHEHARLILKYDEALSHLIYAASDMLIIPSIFEPCGLTQMIAMRYGSVPIVRKTGGLNDSVFDFDDDAIPAHHRNGYTFLKANEKGFSNALKRAFNHYMNDADSWKQLVQKVMSLDFSWDSSAPLYEELYHMSIARARSRD, encoded by the exons ATGGAGTCGGCGCCGTCGACGTGCTTTCTCCGACGCGAATTGGTTGGCGCCGGACTCAAGTCTCCTCGAGTCAGACTCTTCTCTTCCTCTTGGCAGCGCTGGTACCCAACGTCTTGTAAAATGAGCCAGCGTCACTTCAG TTTGCGAAATAAGAGACAACAAGCAAAGAAAATCAATCTCCCAACAAATACAGGTTTTAAGCCAATTGATGGTAGCAAAACTGATACAAGCCACACGCGAAAAGGCGACGCTTTACCAATAAATACAAGTTTTGAGACGAATATTGGCAGCAGCTTGCCCAAAG TTAGGTCTTTGCACAGTGACACTGTTGGCTATTCAGAGGGATCAGTGCACCTAAACGATGAAAACACGAGCAGTTCTTTTCTGTCAAATGACATTCCA TCCACCACTAGAAATGGAGGACGGCAACGCTCAAGTATTCATCTTCAAGATTTAATTAGAATGATACGAAGTGCTGAAAGGA ATATAAATCTTCTTAATGAGGCTCGTATACGTGCTCTTGAGGATCTTGAGAAATTTCTCAGCGAAAAAAAGTCATTGCAGGGAGAAATTAACACTTTGGAGATGAAACTGGCTGAAACGGTTGCACGTCTGAAAGTGGCTACAGAAGAGAAGATACACGTAGAACTCCTTGAAGACCAGTTGGAGAAGTTGCGAATTGAATTATCAAGCAGAGAGGAACTTGAACAGGACTTGAATAATGTTGTTTCTTCTTCGCAATTGGACATTGTCAGTTCTTTTAGCCAGGAATTAGATTCATTAAGGTCAGAGAATATGGTCTTGCATGATGAGCTACAGGCTCTTAAGGCAGAGCTTAGTCATATTACGGGAACTGAGCAGCGTGTTCAAACATTGGAGGAAGAACGGTCATTGTTACAGTCCTCCTTCAAAGAGTTGGAGTATAAACTTTCTGCTTCTCAACAAGATGTTTCAAAAATCTCTAGCTTGAAATCTGAACGCAAGAGTTTATATGAGAAAGTAGAGGATATACAGACACTCTTAGATAAGGCAACAGAGCAGGCAGAACAAGCGATTGAAGCACTGAAGCTAAACCAAGAACTCCTTAAGAAGGTTGATTATCTTGAAGAATCTATCAGTAAGACCAGCGACTATAAACTGTCATCAGAGAAAATGCAGCAACATACTGAACTAATGCAGCAAAATATAGAACTATTGGATAACCGCCTACAAAATTCTGATGAAGCGACACATTACTATATTAAATCGTGTCAAGATTCTATGAAGGAGTTCCAGGACACACTGAATGCATTGAAAGAAGAAAGCAAGAAAAGGCAAGAATATGGATCTGTGCATGACAGGCCTTCTGAGTTTTGGTCTAATTTATTGCTTTTGGTGGATGGATGGTTTCTTGAAAAGAAGATTTCAGTGGATCAAGTGAAGTTGTTAAGAGAAATGATATGGAAGAGGGAGAGGAGCGTATCTGATTCTTATATGTCAATGCAAGGAAAGAGTGAGAGGgaaattattttgacttttctCAGATTAACGTCACCAACGACAGG TGAAAGGTTACATATCATACATATTGCGGCAGAGATGGCACCTGTGGCTAAG GTGGGTGGATTGGGAGATGTAGTGACTGGTCTTAGTAAAGCGCTTCAGAGGAAGGGGCACCTTGTGGAAATTGTTCTACCAAAATATGATTGCATGCAGTATGAGACCATACAGGATTTAAAG GTTTTGGATATGCCTGTGGAGTCATATTTTGATCGTCAACTgttcaaaaacaaaatctgGGTTGGCACTGTTGAAG GGCTTCCTGTTTATTTCATCGAACCTCTTCATCCAAGTAAATTCTTCTGGAGGAATCAATTTTATGGAGAGAGTGacgattttaggaggttttcaTACTTTAGCAGGGCAGCACTTGAGTTAATTCATCAAGCTGGGAAGAAACCGGACATAATCCATAGTCATGATTGGCAAACAGCTTTCGTT GCACCCCTTTATTGGGATCTATACGTGCCAAAAGGATTGGATTCAGCTAGAATATGTTTTACATGTCACAATTTTGAGTATCAAGGATCAGCTCCAGCTTCTGAGCTAGCATCTTGTGGTCTTAATGTTCGCCAACTCAACAGACCTGATAGGATGCAAGATCACTCTGCAAATGACAGAGTCAACCCCGTTAAG GGTGCTGTGGTGTTCTCTAATATTGTGACAACAGTTTCACCAACCTATGCCCAAGAGGTGCGGGGTTCAGAG GGTGGGCGAGGCCTGCAGGACACAATAAATACATATTCAAAGAAGTTTGTTGGAATTTTAAATGGAATTGATACTGATGCATGGAATCCAGCAACTGACCCCTTTTTGAAGGTTCAGTATCATTCCAATGACATTGATGGCAAAGCAGAAAACAAAGAAGCTTTAAGGAGATATCTAAAATTGTCATCAGCCAACAGCAGGCAGCCATTG GTTGCTTGCATAACTAGATTGGTACCTCAAAAGGGTGTACATCTTATAAAGCATGCAATATACCGGACATTGGAGTTAGGTGGTCAGTTCGTTCTTCTTGGTTCAAGTCCAGTGCCTGAGATTCAG AGGGAGTTTGAAGAAATCTGTGATCATTTTAAGACTCATGAACATGCTCGATTGATACTGAAATATGACGAGGCTCTTTCACACTTGATCTATGCTGCCTCAGACATGTTGATCATCCCATCCATCTTCGAGCCTTGTGGCCTTACTCAG ATGATTGCTATGAGATACGGGTCAGTTCCCATCGTAAGGAAGACTGGAGGACTCAATGACAG TGTTTTCGATTTTGACGACGATGCCATACCTGCACATCACAGAAATGGATATACATTCTTGAAAGCTAACGAGAAG GGTTTCAGCAATGCATTGAAACGGGCATTTAACCATTATATGAACGATGCTGATAGTTGGAAACAGCTTGTACAAAAGGTGATGAGCTTGGATTTCAGTTGGGACTCTTCAGCACCGTTGTATGAAGAACTTTATCACATGTCTATCGCCAGAGCGAGGAGCAGAGACTGA
- the LOC125189102 gene encoding probable starch synthase 4, chloroplastic/amyloplastic isoform X3: MIRSAERNINLLNEARIRALEDLEKFLSEKKSLQGEINTLEMKLAETVARLKVATEEKIHVELLEDQLEKLRIELSSREELEQDLNNVVSSSQLDIVSSFSQELDSLRSENMVLHDELQALKAELSHITGTEQRVQTLEEERSLLQSSFKELEYKLSASQQDVSKISSLKSERKSLYEKVEDIQTLLDKATEQAEQAIEALKLNQELLKKVDYLEESISKTSDYKLSSEKMQQHTELMQQNIELLDNRLQNSDEATHYYIKSCQDSMKEFQDTLNALKEESKKRQEYGSVHDRPSEFWSNLLLLVDGWFLEKKISVDQVKLLREMIWKRERSVSDSYMSMQGKSEREIILTFLRLTSPTTGERLHIIHIAAEMAPVAKVGGLGDVVTGLSKALQRKGHLVEIVLPKYDCMQYETIQDLKVLDMPVESYFDRQLFKNKIWVGTVEGLPVYFIEPLHPSKFFWRNQFYGESDDFRRFSYFSRAALELIHQAGKKPDIIHSHDWQTAFVAPLYWDLYVPKGLDSARICFTCHNFEYQGSAPASELASCGLNVRQLNRPDRMQDHSANDRVNPVKGAVVFSNIVTTVSPTYAQEVRGSEGGRGLQDTINTYSKKFVGILNGIDTDAWNPATDPFLKVQYHSNDIDGKAENKEALRRYLKLSSANSRQPLVACITRLVPQKGVHLIKHAIYRTLELGGQFVLLGSSPVPEIQREFEEICDHFKTHEHARLILKYDEALSHLIYAASDMLIIPSIFEPCGLTQMIAMRYGSVPIVRKTGGLNDSVFDFDDDAIPAHHRNGYTFLKANEKGFSNALKRAFNHYMNDADSWKQLVQKVMSLDFSWDSSAPLYEELYHMSIARARSRD, translated from the exons ATGATACGAAGTGCTGAAAGGA ATATAAATCTTCTTAATGAGGCTCGTATACGTGCTCTTGAGGATCTTGAGAAATTTCTCAGCGAAAAAAAGTCATTGCAGGGAGAAATTAACACTTTGGAGATGAAACTGGCTGAAACGGTTGCACGTCTGAAAGTGGCTACAGAAGAGAAGATACACGTAGAACTCCTTGAAGACCAGTTGGAGAAGTTGCGAATTGAATTATCAAGCAGAGAGGAACTTGAACAGGACTTGAATAATGTTGTTTCTTCTTCGCAATTGGACATTGTCAGTTCTTTTAGCCAGGAATTAGATTCATTAAGGTCAGAGAATATGGTCTTGCATGATGAGCTACAGGCTCTTAAGGCAGAGCTTAGTCATATTACGGGAACTGAGCAGCGTGTTCAAACATTGGAGGAAGAACGGTCATTGTTACAGTCCTCCTTCAAAGAGTTGGAGTATAAACTTTCTGCTTCTCAACAAGATGTTTCAAAAATCTCTAGCTTGAAATCTGAACGCAAGAGTTTATATGAGAAAGTAGAGGATATACAGACACTCTTAGATAAGGCAACAGAGCAGGCAGAACAAGCGATTGAAGCACTGAAGCTAAACCAAGAACTCCTTAAGAAGGTTGATTATCTTGAAGAATCTATCAGTAAGACCAGCGACTATAAACTGTCATCAGAGAAAATGCAGCAACATACTGAACTAATGCAGCAAAATATAGAACTATTGGATAACCGCCTACAAAATTCTGATGAAGCGACACATTACTATATTAAATCGTGTCAAGATTCTATGAAGGAGTTCCAGGACACACTGAATGCATTGAAAGAAGAAAGCAAGAAAAGGCAAGAATATGGATCTGTGCATGACAGGCCTTCTGAGTTTTGGTCTAATTTATTGCTTTTGGTGGATGGATGGTTTCTTGAAAAGAAGATTTCAGTGGATCAAGTGAAGTTGTTAAGAGAAATGATATGGAAGAGGGAGAGGAGCGTATCTGATTCTTATATGTCAATGCAAGGAAAGAGTGAGAGGgaaattattttgacttttctCAGATTAACGTCACCAACGACAGG TGAAAGGTTACATATCATACATATTGCGGCAGAGATGGCACCTGTGGCTAAG GTGGGTGGATTGGGAGATGTAGTGACTGGTCTTAGTAAAGCGCTTCAGAGGAAGGGGCACCTTGTGGAAATTGTTCTACCAAAATATGATTGCATGCAGTATGAGACCATACAGGATTTAAAG GTTTTGGATATGCCTGTGGAGTCATATTTTGATCGTCAACTgttcaaaaacaaaatctgGGTTGGCACTGTTGAAG GGCTTCCTGTTTATTTCATCGAACCTCTTCATCCAAGTAAATTCTTCTGGAGGAATCAATTTTATGGAGAGAGTGacgattttaggaggttttcaTACTTTAGCAGGGCAGCACTTGAGTTAATTCATCAAGCTGGGAAGAAACCGGACATAATCCATAGTCATGATTGGCAAACAGCTTTCGTT GCACCCCTTTATTGGGATCTATACGTGCCAAAAGGATTGGATTCAGCTAGAATATGTTTTACATGTCACAATTTTGAGTATCAAGGATCAGCTCCAGCTTCTGAGCTAGCATCTTGTGGTCTTAATGTTCGCCAACTCAACAGACCTGATAGGATGCAAGATCACTCTGCAAATGACAGAGTCAACCCCGTTAAG GGTGCTGTGGTGTTCTCTAATATTGTGACAACAGTTTCACCAACCTATGCCCAAGAGGTGCGGGGTTCAGAG GGTGGGCGAGGCCTGCAGGACACAATAAATACATATTCAAAGAAGTTTGTTGGAATTTTAAATGGAATTGATACTGATGCATGGAATCCAGCAACTGACCCCTTTTTGAAGGTTCAGTATCATTCCAATGACATTGATGGCAAAGCAGAAAACAAAGAAGCTTTAAGGAGATATCTAAAATTGTCATCAGCCAACAGCAGGCAGCCATTG GTTGCTTGCATAACTAGATTGGTACCTCAAAAGGGTGTACATCTTATAAAGCATGCAATATACCGGACATTGGAGTTAGGTGGTCAGTTCGTTCTTCTTGGTTCAAGTCCAGTGCCTGAGATTCAG AGGGAGTTTGAAGAAATCTGTGATCATTTTAAGACTCATGAACATGCTCGATTGATACTGAAATATGACGAGGCTCTTTCACACTTGATCTATGCTGCCTCAGACATGTTGATCATCCCATCCATCTTCGAGCCTTGTGGCCTTACTCAG ATGATTGCTATGAGATACGGGTCAGTTCCCATCGTAAGGAAGACTGGAGGACTCAATGACAG TGTTTTCGATTTTGACGACGATGCCATACCTGCACATCACAGAAATGGATATACATTCTTGAAAGCTAACGAGAAG GGTTTCAGCAATGCATTGAAACGGGCATTTAACCATTATATGAACGATGCTGATAGTTGGAAACAGCTTGTACAAAAGGTGATGAGCTTGGATTTCAGTTGGGACTCTTCAGCACCGTTGTATGAAGAACTTTATCACATGTCTATCGCCAGAGCGAGGAGCAGAGACTGA
- the LOC125189102 gene encoding probable starch synthase 4, chloroplastic/amyloplastic isoform X1: MESAPSTCFLRRELVGAGLKSPRVRLFSSSWQRWYPTSCKMSQRHFSLRNKRQQAKKINLPTNTGFKPIDGSKTDTSHTRKGDALPINTSFETNIGSSLPKGSNSGSDQETDSKNNVPVIEYEYLEGEGYISSSQPHEVRSLHSDTVGYSEGSVHLNDENTSSSFLSNDIPSTTRNGGRQRSSIHLQDLIRMIRSAERNINLLNEARIRALEDLEKFLSEKKSLQGEINTLEMKLAETVARLKVATEEKIHVELLEDQLEKLRIELSSREELEQDLNNVVSSSQLDIVSSFSQELDSLRSENMVLHDELQALKAELSHITGTEQRVQTLEEERSLLQSSFKELEYKLSASQQDVSKISSLKSERKSLYEKVEDIQTLLDKATEQAEQAIEALKLNQELLKKVDYLEESISKTSDYKLSSEKMQQHTELMQQNIELLDNRLQNSDEATHYYIKSCQDSMKEFQDTLNALKEESKKRQEYGSVHDRPSEFWSNLLLLVDGWFLEKKISVDQVKLLREMIWKRERSVSDSYMSMQGKSEREIILTFLRLTSPTTGERLHIIHIAAEMAPVAKVGGLGDVVTGLSKALQRKGHLVEIVLPKYDCMQYETIQDLKVLDMPVESYFDRQLFKNKIWVGTVEGLPVYFIEPLHPSKFFWRNQFYGESDDFRRFSYFSRAALELIHQAGKKPDIIHSHDWQTAFVAPLYWDLYVPKGLDSARICFTCHNFEYQGSAPASELASCGLNVRQLNRPDRMQDHSANDRVNPVKGAVVFSNIVTTVSPTYAQEVRGSEGGRGLQDTINTYSKKFVGILNGIDTDAWNPATDPFLKVQYHSNDIDGKAENKEALRRYLKLSSANSRQPLVACITRLVPQKGVHLIKHAIYRTLELGGQFVLLGSSPVPEIQREFEEICDHFKTHEHARLILKYDEALSHLIYAASDMLIIPSIFEPCGLTQMIAMRYGSVPIVRKTGGLNDSVFDFDDDAIPAHHRNGYTFLKANEKGFSNALKRAFNHYMNDADSWKQLVQKVMSLDFSWDSSAPLYEELYHMSIARARSRD, translated from the exons ATGGAGTCGGCGCCGTCGACGTGCTTTCTCCGACGCGAATTGGTTGGCGCCGGACTCAAGTCTCCTCGAGTCAGACTCTTCTCTTCCTCTTGGCAGCGCTGGTACCCAACGTCTTGTAAAATGAGCCAGCGTCACTTCAG TTTGCGAAATAAGAGACAACAAGCAAAGAAAATCAATCTCCCAACAAATACAGGTTTTAAGCCAATTGATGGTAGCAAAACTGATACAAGCCACACGCGAAAAGGCGACGCTTTACCAATAAATACAAGTTTTGAGACGAATATTGGCAGCAGCTTGCCCAAAGGTAGCAATTCAGGTTCGGATCAAGAAACAGATTCCAAGAATAATGTTCCTGTAATAGAATATGAATACTTGGAAGGAGAGGGTTACATCAGTTCTTCTCAACCACATGAAGTTAGGTCTTTGCACAGTGACACTGTTGGCTATTCAGAGGGATCAGTGCACCTAAACGATGAAAACACGAGCAGTTCTTTTCTGTCAAATGACATTCCA TCCACCACTAGAAATGGAGGACGGCAACGCTCAAGTATTCATCTTCAAGATTTAATTAGAATGATACGAAGTGCTGAAAGGA ATATAAATCTTCTTAATGAGGCTCGTATACGTGCTCTTGAGGATCTTGAGAAATTTCTCAGCGAAAAAAAGTCATTGCAGGGAGAAATTAACACTTTGGAGATGAAACTGGCTGAAACGGTTGCACGTCTGAAAGTGGCTACAGAAGAGAAGATACACGTAGAACTCCTTGAAGACCAGTTGGAGAAGTTGCGAATTGAATTATCAAGCAGAGAGGAACTTGAACAGGACTTGAATAATGTTGTTTCTTCTTCGCAATTGGACATTGTCAGTTCTTTTAGCCAGGAATTAGATTCATTAAGGTCAGAGAATATGGTCTTGCATGATGAGCTACAGGCTCTTAAGGCAGAGCTTAGTCATATTACGGGAACTGAGCAGCGTGTTCAAACATTGGAGGAAGAACGGTCATTGTTACAGTCCTCCTTCAAAGAGTTGGAGTATAAACTTTCTGCTTCTCAACAAGATGTTTCAAAAATCTCTAGCTTGAAATCTGAACGCAAGAGTTTATATGAGAAAGTAGAGGATATACAGACACTCTTAGATAAGGCAACAGAGCAGGCAGAACAAGCGATTGAAGCACTGAAGCTAAACCAAGAACTCCTTAAGAAGGTTGATTATCTTGAAGAATCTATCAGTAAGACCAGCGACTATAAACTGTCATCAGAGAAAATGCAGCAACATACTGAACTAATGCAGCAAAATATAGAACTATTGGATAACCGCCTACAAAATTCTGATGAAGCGACACATTACTATATTAAATCGTGTCAAGATTCTATGAAGGAGTTCCAGGACACACTGAATGCATTGAAAGAAGAAAGCAAGAAAAGGCAAGAATATGGATCTGTGCATGACAGGCCTTCTGAGTTTTGGTCTAATTTATTGCTTTTGGTGGATGGATGGTTTCTTGAAAAGAAGATTTCAGTGGATCAAGTGAAGTTGTTAAGAGAAATGATATGGAAGAGGGAGAGGAGCGTATCTGATTCTTATATGTCAATGCAAGGAAAGAGTGAGAGGgaaattattttgacttttctCAGATTAACGTCACCAACGACAGG TGAAAGGTTACATATCATACATATTGCGGCAGAGATGGCACCTGTGGCTAAG GTGGGTGGATTGGGAGATGTAGTGACTGGTCTTAGTAAAGCGCTTCAGAGGAAGGGGCACCTTGTGGAAATTGTTCTACCAAAATATGATTGCATGCAGTATGAGACCATACAGGATTTAAAG GTTTTGGATATGCCTGTGGAGTCATATTTTGATCGTCAACTgttcaaaaacaaaatctgGGTTGGCACTGTTGAAG GGCTTCCTGTTTATTTCATCGAACCTCTTCATCCAAGTAAATTCTTCTGGAGGAATCAATTTTATGGAGAGAGTGacgattttaggaggttttcaTACTTTAGCAGGGCAGCACTTGAGTTAATTCATCAAGCTGGGAAGAAACCGGACATAATCCATAGTCATGATTGGCAAACAGCTTTCGTT GCACCCCTTTATTGGGATCTATACGTGCCAAAAGGATTGGATTCAGCTAGAATATGTTTTACATGTCACAATTTTGAGTATCAAGGATCAGCTCCAGCTTCTGAGCTAGCATCTTGTGGTCTTAATGTTCGCCAACTCAACAGACCTGATAGGATGCAAGATCACTCTGCAAATGACAGAGTCAACCCCGTTAAG GGTGCTGTGGTGTTCTCTAATATTGTGACAACAGTTTCACCAACCTATGCCCAAGAGGTGCGGGGTTCAGAG GGTGGGCGAGGCCTGCAGGACACAATAAATACATATTCAAAGAAGTTTGTTGGAATTTTAAATGGAATTGATACTGATGCATGGAATCCAGCAACTGACCCCTTTTTGAAGGTTCAGTATCATTCCAATGACATTGATGGCAAAGCAGAAAACAAAGAAGCTTTAAGGAGATATCTAAAATTGTCATCAGCCAACAGCAGGCAGCCATTG GTTGCTTGCATAACTAGATTGGTACCTCAAAAGGGTGTACATCTTATAAAGCATGCAATATACCGGACATTGGAGTTAGGTGGTCAGTTCGTTCTTCTTGGTTCAAGTCCAGTGCCTGAGATTCAG AGGGAGTTTGAAGAAATCTGTGATCATTTTAAGACTCATGAACATGCTCGATTGATACTGAAATATGACGAGGCTCTTTCACACTTGATCTATGCTGCCTCAGACATGTTGATCATCCCATCCATCTTCGAGCCTTGTGGCCTTACTCAG ATGATTGCTATGAGATACGGGTCAGTTCCCATCGTAAGGAAGACTGGAGGACTCAATGACAG TGTTTTCGATTTTGACGACGATGCCATACCTGCACATCACAGAAATGGATATACATTCTTGAAAGCTAACGAGAAG GGTTTCAGCAATGCATTGAAACGGGCATTTAACCATTATATGAACGATGCTGATAGTTGGAAACAGCTTGTACAAAAGGTGATGAGCTTGGATTTCAGTTGGGACTCTTCAGCACCGTTGTATGAAGAACTTTATCACATGTCTATCGCCAGAGCGAGGAGCAGAGACTGA